The Thermoanaerobacterales bacterium genome includes the window CTGGGCCTTCGCGCTGGGGTTCGCCAGCATCGGGCTGAACACCAGGCTGAGCGACCTGCGGGCTGCGGGCAAGGACGGGCTCATCCTGGGGTTTGTCGTCGGGGCGATGAAGGCTGCACTGGCCCTGCTGGTGGTCCTCTACATCCTGTAAGGCGCAGCGGGGAATGAAGGGGGGATAACGGTGACCATCGAGGGAGCGTTGAAGCTCGAAGAGGCCGTGACACAAGAAGCAAAGGCCCCGGAGCCCGCGGGCGGGAAGGCGCGCGGCAGAGTGCGCCGCCAGGACTACCTGGTGATCGCCCTGGGCCTGGTCGGCCTGATCGTGGCGAAACTGGCGGCCTGATGAGCGGCGCAGAGGGCGGTGTCCTCGCCGTGGTGCGGGGGACGGTGCGGCCTGAAACGGCCGCCGCGGCCTGGACCCTGGCCTCGCGCCTCGGGGCGGCCCTGACGGTGCTCTACCTGCCCGGGGCCGACCTGGCACACTACGGTTTTGCCGAAACCCTTGCTCCTTCCACGGCGAAGCATGATTTTATCGCTTACGTGCAGGCCAACGCTTCGCGGGAACTCGCCCGGACGAAAGAGGCCTTCGCCCACGCCGGGGCGCCGGCCGAACGTATAAGGTGGAAGCCGGGGGACGGCCCGTTGCCGTCGCGGGTGGCGCAGGAGCTTGGGGCGGGAGCCTACGAGATGGTGGCGCTGTGCGGCCGCGCCTCCAGCCCGGGCCGGGGGCGGGGGTTTACGGAGCGCGAGGCGGCCGCCGTCGCCCGGCGGCTTTCCTGCCCGCTGGTGTACCTGCCTTAGGGCTTTAGTCCGGCGCCGGTGTACGGCGGGCCTGTGTATACTTCGGCCCCTTCCTTAACGGTAAGGAAGGGGCTTTTGCCGTTCACCGGGGGCCGACGGAGGCCGGGCGAGTGAAGTCCGCGCGTGTAAATGCACCGGATCCGGCGTACCAATAAGCCGAAGGGCGCTTCCTTGAGACTTTGACTATCCTTGACCTATTTGCGGCAAGAATAATCTAGGAAGACGGTTGCAAAGCTTCCCCAGGACTCTTTAGACTTTAGTTAAGGTCAGTCAAAGTCAAAATGTAAGGAAGGTAGGCGAGGAATGCCCAGCATCGCCGATCTCATCAGCGCGTATATCCTGGAACTCCTGGCCGATAGCCCGGGGGGGGTGGTGGAAATCCGGCGCAACGACCTGGCGCTGAGGTTCAACTGCGTTCCTTCGCAGGTTACCTACGTCCTGGCGACGCGGTTTTCGCCGCAGTCGGGGTTCATGGTTGAAAGCCGCCGGGGCGGCGGCGGGTATGTGCGCATCGCCAAGATACCCTTCGGCCGGTCGGCCCTGTTGACGCAGTTGCAGCGCCTCATCGGCGCCGAGATAGGAGCGCGGGAAGCCCACCTCTTTATCAGGCGCCTCGAGGAGGAGAACCTGATTTCATACCGGGAGGCCCTTCTCATGCGGGGGGCGGTCGGCGAGGACCTGAGCGGGGTGTCTCCTTCCGACCGTAACGCTGTGCGTGCCAGTCTTTTGAAGAACATGCTCGCCGCCCTCTGGTCGGGCGGAAGCGGTTAAACACAAGGGGGTGCAGCGGCAGGATGGAATGCGAAAAGTGCCATAAGCGTCCGGCGACGGTGCACTACACCGAGGTCGTTAACGGAAAGAAACGGGAAATGCACCTTTGCGCGACCTGTGCCGAGGAGGAGGGGATCGGGAGCTTCAAGATCACGACGCACCCCTTCAAGTTCGAGAACCTCTTCGGCGACCTCCTGGGGGCCGAGCTCCCCCGCGCCGCCGGTGAAGCACGGGAGAACGCATGCCGCCGGTGCGGCCTGACCGAGCGGCAGTTCGCGCGGCTGGGCCGTTTCGGCTGCTCCGGGTGCTACGACGCCTTCGAGCCGCACCTGGACGCCCTGTTGCGCCGGGTGCAGGGGCACCTGCGCCATACGGGCAAGGTGCCGGCCCGCGGGCAGCACAAGGCGCGGCGGCAACGTGAGATCGACCGCCTGCGCCGGGAACTGCAGGAGGCGGTACAGCGCGAAGAGTTCGAGCGGGCGGCGGAACTCCGGGACAAGATCAGGGAACTCGAGCAACGGGCGGACTGAGGAAGGAGGAGAAGGGCAAGGATGGGTTTCAGGTCTACCGTGAACAACCCCTACAGCCGCTGGATGGATGACCGGGCGCCGGAAACGGACGTGGCGGTCTCCAGCCGGATCCGCCTCGCCCGGGCGCTGCAGGGTTTCCCGTTCCCGCACCGCCTGCCGCCCGAAAGGGCCGAAGAGGTGGTCCACGCCGTCCGCCTGGCGATCGGCGACGAGCAGGTCCGCCGCGCGGCCGGGGCGATGGAGATAGCGACCCTGGCGGAATTGGCCCCTGTGGAAAGGCAGATACTAGTCGAGAAACACCTGGCCAGTCCCGCCGTTCTTGAGGAAGGCAACGAGCAGGGGCGCGCCGTCGCCCTTTCCGAGGATGAGACGGTGAGCATCCTGGTCAACGAGGAGGACCACATACGCCTGCAGGTCCTCCTGCCGGGCCTGCAACTGGAGGCGGCCTGGCGCCTGGCGGACCGGGTCGACGACGCCCTGGAAAAGACGCTGGACTACGCCTACGACGAACGACTGGGCTACCTGACGGCTTGCCCCACCAATGTCGGAACCGGTCTGCGCGCTTCGGTGATGGTGCACCTGCCCGCCCTGGCCCTGACCGGCCAGGCGCGCGAACTCCTGACCGCCGTCTCCAAGCTCGGAATGACGGTGCGGGGTCTGTACGGCGAGGGCACCGAGGCCAAGGGCTACCTCTTCCAGCTGTCCAACCAGGTCACCCTGGGGTACGGCGAAGAGGAGATCGTTAAGAACCTGACGGGAGTAACGCTGAAGGTTATCGAGCAGGAGCGGGCGGCGCGCCGGCTGCTCCTCAAAGAGAGCGGCGCGCTCATCGAGGACCGCTCGTGGCGCGCGCTGGGCCTGCTCAAACACGCGCGGCGGCTGTCGTCCGACGAGGCCCTGCGCTTCATCACCGACATCAGGCTCGGGGTTGATCTGGGGATCATTAAGAACCTGCCGATCCGCGTCCTAAATGAACTGATGGTTCTGACCCGCCCGGCCTGCGTGACGAAGGCCGGCGGCGAGGAAGGGTTGACGCCGGGACAGAGGGATGAGTTGCGGGCCAAGCTGGTGCGGGAGAAACTTGCGGACTTTAAAATCGGTGATTAGCATAGGCAAATGGGGGAGGTATAAAAATGTTCGGTCGATTTACAAAGCGTGCCCAAAAGGTGATCCTGCTGGCCCAGGAGGAGGCCCGCCGGCTCAATTACCCGTACGTGGGCACCGAGCACCTGCTGCTCGGCTTGATCCGGGAGGGCGAGGGCGTGGCGGCCAAAATCCTGGCCGACCTCGGCATAGACGCGGGGAAGGTCAAGCGGGTCATCGAGCAGATGGTCGAGACGGGGCAGGGGCCGGTCGGCGTCGAGGTCACCCTCACGCCCCGGGCCAAGCGCGTCCTGGAACTTGCGGTTGACGAGGCGCGCCGTCTGGGCCACAACTACGTGGGCACCGAACACCTGTTGCTGGGCCTGATTCGCGAGGGTGAGGGCGTGGCCGCCCAAATCCTGACCGGGATGGGCGCCGACCTGAACAAGGTGCGTAACCTGGTGCTGCAGATGCTGGGTGGGGCGGCCCCCGCGGGCCCGCCCGGCGAGCCGGCCAGGGGGGGCGCCAAAACCCCGGCCCTTGACCAGTTCGCCCGCGACCTGACCGCCCTGGCCAAGGAGGGCAAGCTGGACCCGGTGATCGGCCGGGAGAAGGAGATCGAGCGGGTCATCCAGATCCTGAGCCGCCGGACCAAGAACAACCCGGTCCTGATCGGTGACCCGGGCGTCGGCAAGACGGCCATCGCCGAGGGCTTGGCCCAGCGGATCGCCGCCGGCAACGTGCCCGAAATCCTTCTGAATAAGCGGGTCGTGGCCCTGGACCTGGCTTCGATGGTCGCCGGGACCAAGTACCGCGGCGAGTTCGAGGAGCGCATCAAGAAGGTCCTCGACGAGATCCGGGCGGCGGGGAACATCATTCTCTTCATCGACGAACTGCACACCCTGATCGGCGCCGGGGCGGCTGAAGGGGCGATCGACGCCGCCAACATCCTGAAGCCGGCCCTGGCCCGGGGCGAACTGCAGACCATCGGGGCGACCACCCTCGATGAGTACCGCAAGCACGTGGAAAAGGACTCCGCCCTGGAGCGGCGCTTCCAGCCGGTGATGGTCGAGGAGCCGACCGTCGAGGAAACGATCGCCATCCTGCGGGGCCTGCGGGACAAGTACGAGGCGCACCACCGGGTGCGGATCACCGATGAGGCGCTGGAGGCCGCCGGCCGCCTCTCGGACCGCTACATCACCGACCGCTTCCTGCCCGACAAGGCCATCGACCTGATTGACGAGGCCGCTTCGCGGGTGCGGCTGCAGGCTTTCACGGCTCCGCCGGACCTGAAGGAGCTGGAAAACCGGCTGGAGGAGCTGCGCCAGGAGAAGGAAGCGGCGGTGGCGGCGCAGGAATTTGAGAAAGCCGCCCAGCTCCGCGACCAGGAGCAGCAGCTGCGCAGCCAGCTCGACTCTTCGCGGGAGGCGTGGAGGCAGCAGAAGGGCGGCGACGAACTGGTCGTAGCCGACCAGGACATCGCACACATCGTCTCCAGCTGGACCGGCATCCCGGTCAAGAAACTGGCCGAGGAGGAGTCGGAGCGGCTGCTGAAGCTGGAGGAGATCCTGCACCAGCGCGTCGTCGGGCAGGACGACGCCGTGGCCGCCGTGGCCCGGGCCGTGCGGCGCGCGCGGGCCGGGCTGA containing:
- a CDS encoding CtsR family transcriptional regulator; translated protein: MPSIADLISAYILELLADSPGGVVEIRRNDLALRFNCVPSQVTYVLATRFSPQSGFMVESRRGGGGYVRIAKIPFGRSALLTQLQRLIGAEIGAREAHLFIRRLEEENLISYREALLMRGAVGEDLSGVSPSDRNAVRASLLKNMLAALWSGGSG
- a CDS encoding UvrB/UvrC motif-containing protein, which translates into the protein MECEKCHKRPATVHYTEVVNGKKREMHLCATCAEEEGIGSFKITTHPFKFENLFGDLLGAELPRAAGEARENACRRCGLTERQFARLGRFGCSGCYDAFEPHLDALLRRVQGHLRHTGKVPARGQHKARRQREIDRLRRELQEAVQREEFERAAELRDKIRELEQRAD
- a CDS encoding protein arginine kinase — its product is MGFRSTVNNPYSRWMDDRAPETDVAVSSRIRLARALQGFPFPHRLPPERAEEVVHAVRLAIGDEQVRRAAGAMEIATLAELAPVERQILVEKHLASPAVLEEGNEQGRAVALSEDETVSILVNEEDHIRLQVLLPGLQLEAAWRLADRVDDALEKTLDYAYDERLGYLTACPTNVGTGLRASVMVHLPALALTGQARELLTAVSKLGMTVRGLYGEGTEAKGYLFQLSNQVTLGYGEEEIVKNLTGVTLKVIEQERAARRLLLKESGALIEDRSWRALGLLKHARRLSSDEALRFITDIRLGVDLGIIKNLPIRVLNELMVLTRPACVTKAGGEEGLTPGQRDELRAKLVREKLADFKIGD
- a CDS encoding ATP-dependent Clp protease ATP-binding subunit, which translates into the protein MFGRFTKRAQKVILLAQEEARRLNYPYVGTEHLLLGLIREGEGVAAKILADLGIDAGKVKRVIEQMVETGQGPVGVEVTLTPRAKRVLELAVDEARRLGHNYVGTEHLLLGLIREGEGVAAQILTGMGADLNKVRNLVLQMLGGAAPAGPPGEPARGGAKTPALDQFARDLTALAKEGKLDPVIGREKEIERVIQILSRRTKNNPVLIGDPGVGKTAIAEGLAQRIAAGNVPEILLNKRVVALDLASMVAGTKYRGEFEERIKKVLDEIRAAGNIILFIDELHTLIGAGAAEGAIDAANILKPALARGELQTIGATTLDEYRKHVEKDSALERRFQPVMVEEPTVEETIAILRGLRDKYEAHHRVRITDEALEAAGRLSDRYITDRFLPDKAIDLIDEAASRVRLQAFTAPPDLKELENRLEELRQEKEAAVAAQEFEKAAQLRDQEQQLRSQLDSSREAWRQQKGGDELVVADQDIAHIVSSWTGIPVKKLAEEESERLLKLEEILHQRVVGQDDAVAAVARAVRRARAGLKDPKRPIGSFIFLGPTGVGKTELARALAEALFGDEEALVRIDMSEYMERHAVSRLVGAPPGYVGYEEGGQLTEAVRRKPYTVVLLDEIEKAHPEVFNILLQVLEDGRLTDAKGRTVDFRNTVIIMTSNVGVSLLRREGTLGFVTNEDARAEYEKMKERVMSELHRTFRPEFLNRIDEIIVFHSLTGEHIRKIVDLMLEEVNKRLKENEVEVEFTEDLKDLLAKEGFDEKFGARPLRRTIQRKVEDRLSEELLRGTFSRGDKVVADAAEGEVVVHKA